One genomic window of uncultured delta proteobacterium includes the following:
- the dinB gene encoding DNA polymerase IV: MQRWIMHIDMDAFYASVEQRDNPSLKGLPVIIGGGLRGVVSAASYEARKYGVRSAMPMFRARALCPNGVFLRGRMARYAEVSRTIMAVLQNFSPVVEKASVDEAFLDATGLHRVFGPVENMARELKKAVFEATGLTCSVGLAPVKFLAKIASDMNKPDGLTIVYPEDVPGLLAKLSVGDIPGVGKKTMPSLERLGVRFAADVARYPRDFWVRRFGKMGGVLFDRAGGKDEREVIPFEPPKSESAENTFEEDTKDREFLVTWLLRQADRVGRSLRKQGLAGRTVTLKVKYADFTTLTRAKTLPHRTNVTRVIFDTAVALLEELNPAQKLRLIGVGVSHFDEEEAAAKPKALQLSLLDDAGGPNPAGENRREPTVDIKRESALDAALDAVRDKFGSNMVMRGRLLEREERSSGPAAGAAASGKLPKSPPRREDKENMS; the protein is encoded by the coding sequence ATGCAGCGCTGGATCATGCATATCGACATGGACGCCTTCTACGCTTCCGTGGAGCAACGAGACAACCCCTCTTTAAAGGGGCTGCCCGTCATCATCGGCGGCGGGCTGCGCGGCGTTGTGAGCGCGGCGTCCTACGAAGCGCGCAAATACGGGGTCCGCAGCGCCATGCCCATGTTCCGGGCGCGCGCGCTCTGCCCGAACGGCGTGTTCCTGCGCGGCCGCATGGCCCGCTATGCGGAAGTCTCCCGCACGATCATGGCCGTGTTGCAAAATTTCTCCCCGGTGGTGGAAAAAGCCTCGGTGGACGAGGCCTTCCTCGACGCCACCGGGCTGCACCGCGTTTTCGGGCCGGTGGAAAACATGGCCCGGGAGTTGAAAAAGGCGGTCTTCGAGGCCACGGGCCTGACCTGTTCCGTGGGGCTCGCGCCCGTGAAGTTTCTGGCGAAAATCGCTTCGGACATGAACAAACCAGACGGGTTGACCATCGTGTACCCCGAGGACGTGCCCGGCCTTTTGGCGAAACTTTCCGTCGGGGACATTCCGGGGGTGGGCAAAAAGACCATGCCCTCGCTGGAGCGGCTCGGGGTGCGGTTCGCGGCCGATGTCGCCCGCTACCCGCGCGATTTCTGGGTCCGCCGCTTCGGCAAAATGGGCGGCGTGCTCTTTGACCGGGCCGGGGGCAAGGATGAGCGCGAGGTCATCCCCTTTGAGCCGCCCAAATCCGAAAGCGCGGAAAATACCTTTGAGGAAGACACCAAAGACCGGGAATTCCTCGTCACCTGGCTTTTGCGCCAGGCCGACCGGGTGGGACGGTCCTTGCGCAAGCAGGGCCTTGCCGGGCGCACCGTGACGTTGAAAGTCAAATACGCGGACTTCACCACCCTGACCCGCGCCAAAACCCTGCCCCACCGCACCAACGTGACGCGGGTCATCTTTGACACGGCGGTCGCGCTGCTGGAAGAATTAAACCCCGCGCAAAAGCTCCGCCTTATCGGGGTGGGAGTTTCCCACTTCGACGAAGAGGAAGCCGCCGCGAAACCAAAGGCCCTGCAACTCTCCCTTCTCGATGACGCGGGCGGGCCGAACCCCGCCGGAGAAAACCGCCGCGAACCGACCGTGGACATCAAACGGGAAAGCGCCCTGGACGCGGCTCTCGACGCGGTTCGCGACAAGTTCGGCTCGAACATGGTCATGCGCGGCCGCCTTCTGGAACGGGAGGAACGCTCTTCCGGCCCGGCGGCAGGCGCCGCGGCATCCGGGAAGCTGCCCAAAAGCCCGCCCCGCCGGGAGGATAAAGAAAATATGTCCTGA
- a CDS encoding membrane hypothetical protein (Evidence 5 : No homology to any previously reported sequences), producing the protein MQIHCPVCDYSREVNLAKVPPTAEFATCPKCRHRFRFRAVDLDAVEHASGPEPDPKHADVWDAVDSLHDRWSGKDAGDDERGYDDERDDDGETEGEQDDAPRYGHTRRDDVPIPWENPRELGYGQSFTRTSLWALFQPSSFFAALNRRPALLPALAFYLIFGCFQYVLNVIWTSVLGNLVRDRFVANMGEEAFERIVGNVIEHSLLTPAVLSVPFQLAIQLFLTAAVVHLLIRIISPRAADFALAFKVVAYAGVGFSLVVIPIAGSLIAPVWYFVLLLIGCRNAFGLPWNKALLAMIPLYLLLLFAATAQYSQFLGG; encoded by the coding sequence ATGCAGATCCATTGCCCAGTTTGCGATTATAGCCGCGAGGTGAACCTCGCGAAAGTTCCGCCCACGGCGGAATTTGCCACTTGCCCGAAATGCCGGCACCGGTTCCGGTTCCGGGCCGTGGATCTTGACGCCGTCGAGCATGCGTCCGGGCCGGAGCCGGACCCCAAACACGCCGACGTCTGGGATGCCGTGGATTCCCTCCATGACCGCTGGAGCGGCAAGGATGCCGGCGACGACGAGCGCGGATACGATGACGAACGCGATGACGACGGCGAGACGGAAGGGGAACAGGACGACGCGCCCCGGTACGGGCACACCCGCCGGGACGATGTTCCCATCCCCTGGGAAAATCCGCGCGAGCTCGGCTACGGGCAGAGCTTCACCCGCACGTCGCTCTGGGCCCTGTTCCAGCCCTCCAGCTTTTTCGCAGCTTTGAACCGGCGCCCGGCCCTTCTTCCGGCCCTTGCCTTTTATCTGATTTTCGGCTGTTTCCAATACGTGCTCAACGTGATCTGGACCTCCGTGCTGGGGAACCTCGTGCGCGACCGGTTTGTCGCGAACATGGGCGAGGAAGCCTTTGAGCGGATCGTGGGCAATGTCATAGAGCACTCCCTGCTCACCCCCGCCGTGCTCTCGGTCCCCTTCCAGCTCGCCATCCAGCTGTTCCTGACGGCGGCGGTGGTGCACCTGCTCATCCGGATCATCAGCCCGCGCGCCGCGGACTTCGCCCTGGCGTTCAAAGTCGTGGCCTATGCCGGGGTCGGCTTCTCGCTGGTCGTCATCCCGATCGCCGGCTCCCTCATCGCGCCGGTCTGGTATTTCGTGCTACTCCTCATCGGCTGCCGCAATGCCTTCGGCCTGCCCTGGAACAAGGCGCTGCTGGCCATGATCCCGCTGTACCTGCTCTTGCTGTTTGCCGCCACGGCCCAATATTCCCAGTTTCTGGGCGGGTGA
- a CDS encoding Flavodoxin, translating to MARVLIVYGSTTGNTESVANDIAGILKGGGNEVAVLDAGKAKPEGLCAGFDCVLFGCSTWGDDSIELQDDFVPLFDAFGTIGASGVKAAAFGCGDTSYTYFCGAVDAITEKLGELGAKIVADGLKIDGDPSDAESDIEAWAKEVMAAL from the coding sequence ATGGCCAGAGTGCTTATCGTCTACGGCTCCACCACCGGCAACACTGAAAGCGTGGCGAACGACATCGCCGGAATTCTCAAGGGCGGCGGCAACGAGGTGGCCGTGCTCGACGCGGGCAAGGCGAAACCCGAAGGGCTGTGCGCGGGTTTCGACTGCGTGCTGTTCGGCTGCTCCACCTGGGGCGACGACTCCATTGAGCTCCAGGACGATTTCGTCCCCCTGTTCGACGCGTTCGGCACCATCGGCGCGTCCGGCGTGAAGGCGGCGGCCTTCGGCTGCGGGGACACCAGCTATACGTATTTCTGCGGCGCCGTGGACGCCATCACCGAAAAACTGGGGGAACTCGGCGCGAAAATCGTGGCCGACGGCCTCAAAATAGACGGCGACCCTTCCGATGCCGAAAGCGACATCGAGGCCTGGGCCAAGGAGGTAATGGCCGCGTTGTAG
- a CDS encoding exported hypothetical protein (Evidence 5 : No homology to any previously reported sequences) produces the protein MKPRGAKRGLPTGLAESPTVFFATLLAGMLVVFAVAVFAIPPARAGEIPQDAAEDLAASLDISPCVLRAVLEVESGGRGFLPSGKPVIVFEGQLFWKALRQRGMDPVPLGRKHPGIVYEKWTNRHYARGEKEYARLEEAMAIHKEAALGATLWGAFQILGSNYKRCGYGDIAAFVEAQRTAQGQLRTFVAYLKANNLVEPLRKKDWRSFARKYNGPSYAKNGYDKKLEAAYKRCVARQGRQRAQ, from the coding sequence ATGAAACCGCGCGGGGCAAAGCGCGGCCTGCCGACGGGCCTTGCCGAATCCCCCACGGTATTCTTTGCCACGCTCCTCGCGGGAATGCTCGTCGTGTTCGCCGTCGCGGTTTTTGCGATTCCTCCGGCACGGGCCGGGGAAATCCCACAAGACGCGGCGGAGGATCTTGCCGCCTCCCTGGATATCTCCCCCTGCGTTTTACGGGCCGTTCTGGAAGTGGAATCGGGCGGGCGGGGGTTTCTTCCGTCGGGGAAACCCGTAATCGTTTTCGAGGGCCAGCTTTTCTGGAAAGCGTTGCGGCAAAGGGGTATGGACCCCGTCCCGCTCGGCCGCAAACACCCCGGCATTGTCTACGAGAAATGGACAAACCGTCATTACGCGCGGGGGGAAAAGGAATACGCGCGGCTGGAAGAGGCCATGGCCATCCACAAGGAAGCCGCGCTCGGCGCGACGCTTTGGGGCGCGTTCCAGATACTCGGATCCAACTACAAACGGTGCGGGTATGGCGACATCGCGGCCTTTGTGGAGGCGCAGCGGACCGCGCAGGGGCAATTGCGGACGTTTGTGGCCTACCTCAAGGCGAACAATCTCGTTGAGCCCTTGCGGAAGAAAGACTGGCGCTCCTTCGCGCGAAAATACAACGGCCCGTCCTATGCCAAAAACGGCTACGACAAAAAACTCGAGGCCGCCTATAAACGGTGCGTTGCCCGGCAGGGCCGCCAACGCGCGCAATAG
- a CDS encoding Uncharacterized ABC transporter ATP-binding protein HI_1051, with protein MFRWFETKIDPFPEQELAVPPCSFFPFVWGLSKGVRGYILVIGLLSALVGMFEALLFVALGKVVGWIAAASPEKLWREEGWTLILLAAVIIASLIPVALQTMIKFQAFAGNFPMRLRWQFHRLMLGQSISFFQDEFSGRIVTKVMQTAQAMRDVYMIVVDILVFVIIYFVTMAFSVGYFDGWLLLPFGLWFAAYLAVLRWIVPRLARNSQTMADARSTMVGRVTDAYTNIATVKLFSHAGREAAYAKSAMGEFLAAVQGLFRKISQFEIINHLLSMLLILGMGGVAIRLWMQGAADAGALAAVGAMALRLNGMSHWIMWESTQLFEHVGTIHDGMKTLATARKVTDKPGAVPLAVTRGEVRFANISFSYEGAEQAEPVIEDFNLTIRPGEKIGLVGRSGAGKSTLIGLLLRFHDIQEGHILIDGQDISGVTQDSLRAQIGMVMQDTSLLHRSVRDNITYGRPGASEEDVIAAARRAEAYGFITGLMDSRGRKGFDAHVGERGVKLSGGQRQRIAIARVMLKNAPVLILDEATSALDSEVETAIQENLYRLMEGKTVIAIAHRLSTIAAMDRLIVMENGRIAEQGDHAGLLAADGIYARLWTHQSGGFLGGLE; from the coding sequence GTGTTCCGCTGGTTTGAAACGAAAATAGACCCTTTTCCCGAGCAGGAGCTTGCCGTTCCGCCCTGCTCGTTTTTTCCGTTCGTCTGGGGGCTGTCCAAAGGGGTGCGCGGGTACATTCTCGTCATAGGGCTGCTTTCCGCCCTGGTGGGCATGTTCGAGGCGCTTTTGTTCGTCGCGCTGGGCAAGGTCGTCGGTTGGATTGCCGCCGCCTCGCCGGAAAAACTCTGGCGCGAGGAGGGATGGACCCTGATTCTGCTGGCCGCCGTCATCATCGCGAGCCTGATTCCGGTGGCGCTCCAGACCATGATAAAGTTCCAGGCCTTCGCGGGCAATTTTCCCATGCGGCTGCGCTGGCAGTTCCACCGGCTCATGCTCGGGCAGAGCATCAGCTTCTTCCAGGACGAGTTCTCCGGCAGGATCGTCACCAAGGTCATGCAGACGGCTCAGGCCATGCGGGACGTGTACATGATCGTCGTGGACATCCTGGTCTTCGTCATCATCTATTTCGTGACCATGGCCTTTTCCGTCGGGTATTTCGACGGCTGGCTCCTCCTGCCCTTCGGGCTGTGGTTCGCCGCCTACCTCGCGGTGCTGCGCTGGATCGTGCCGCGGCTCGCCAGGAATTCGCAGACCATGGCGGACGCGCGCTCCACGATGGTCGGCCGCGTGACGGACGCGTACACGAATATCGCCACGGTCAAGCTTTTCTCCCACGCCGGGCGGGAGGCGGCCTACGCCAAAAGCGCCATGGGCGAGTTTCTGGCGGCCGTGCAGGGGCTGTTCCGCAAGATCAGCCAGTTTGAAATCATCAACCACCTGCTCAGCATGCTGCTCATCCTGGGCATGGGGGGCGTGGCCATCCGGCTCTGGATGCAGGGAGCAGCGGACGCGGGCGCGCTGGCGGCGGTCGGGGCCATGGCGCTCCGCCTCAACGGCATGTCCCACTGGATCATGTGGGAGAGCACCCAGCTTTTCGAGCACGTGGGCACCATCCACGACGGCATGAAAACCCTCGCCACGGCCAGGAAGGTCACGGACAAACCCGGCGCGGTGCCGCTCGCCGTCACCAGGGGGGAGGTCCGGTTCGCGAACATCTCTTTCAGCTACGAGGGCGCGGAACAGGCGGAGCCGGTCATCGAGGACTTCAACCTGACGATCCGGCCCGGGGAAAAGATAGGCCTTGTGGGCCGCTCCGGCGCGGGCAAGTCGACGCTCATCGGGCTTTTGCTGCGGTTTCACGATATCCAGGAAGGGCATATCCTGATCGACGGCCAGGATATTTCCGGCGTTACCCAGGACAGCCTGCGCGCCCAGATCGGCATGGTCATGCAGGATACCTCCCTGCTGCACCGGTCCGTGCGGGACAACATCACCTACGGCCGTCCCGGCGCTTCCGAGGAAGACGTGATCGCCGCCGCCAGGCGGGCGGAAGCCTACGGGTTCATCACGGGCCTCATGGATTCGCGCGGCCGCAAGGGCTTTGACGCCCACGTCGGGGAACGCGGGGTAAAGCTCTCCGGCGGGCAGCGCCAGCGCATCGCCATTGCGCGGGTCATGCTGAAGAACGCGCCCGTCCTTATTCTGGACGAGGCGACCAGCGCCCTGGATTCCGAAGTGGAAACCGCCATCCAGGAGAACCTCTACCGCCTCATGGAGGGCAAAACCGTCATCGCCATCGCGCATCGCCTGTCCACCATCGCGGCCATGGACAGGCTCATCGTCATGGAAAACGGGCGGATAGCGGAGCAGGGCGACCACGCGGGACTGCTGGCGGCGGACGGCATTTACGCGCGGCTCTGGACGCACCAGAGCGGCGGCTTTTTGGGCGGGCTGGAATGA
- a CDS encoding 4Fe-4S ferredoxin iron-sulfur binding domain protein: protein MRISRVHTIAFSPCRTTLATLRAIAAGFGGSATEHDLTLPGARAGLRQFGPEDLVCIGFPVYGGRLPHNAAQVFAGLQGEGTPALLVAVYGNRDFEDALLEMQREAAERGFVAIAAAAPVAEHCIATEVAAGRPDARDAAVLARFGEKIAAYAASLPSPAAAAFTAPGEFPYRKDIIRAKAAPKAAEGCIRCGACVKVCPTGAIAPDAPESADDSACIICMACIKACPEGVRKPTHATYEKSREWLRATCMERKEPRFFPEDLRPN from the coding sequence ATGCGCATCAGCCGGGTACACACCATCGCTTTCAGCCCCTGCCGGACAACCCTTGCCACACTCAGGGCCATCGCCGCCGGGTTCGGCGGTTCCGCCACCGAGCACGACCTGACCCTGCCCGGCGCGCGGGCGGGCCTTCGCCAATTCGGCCCGGAGGATCTTGTCTGCATCGGCTTCCCCGTTTACGGGGGCCGATTGCCGCATAACGCGGCGCAGGTCTTCGCCGGGCTGCAAGGCGAAGGCACCCCGGCCTTGCTCGTTGCCGTGTACGGCAACCGCGACTTTGAAGACGCCCTGCTGGAAATGCAGCGCGAAGCGGCGGAAAGAGGGTTTGTCGCCATCGCGGCCGCTGCCCCCGTGGCGGAACACTGCATTGCCACGGAAGTGGCCGCCGGCCGCCCGGACGCGCGGGATGCCGCCGTCCTGGCCCGGTTCGGCGAGAAGATCGCCGCATACGCCGCGTCCCTCCCCTCCCCGGCTGCCGCGGCCTTCACCGCGCCGGGGGAATTTCCGTACAGGAAGGACATCATCCGGGCCAAGGCGGCCCCCAAAGCGGCGGAAGGCTGCATCCGCTGCGGGGCCTGCGTGAAGGTCTGTCCCACCGGGGCCATTGCCCCCGATGCGCCGGAAAGCGCGGACGATTCCGCCTGCATCATCTGCATGGCCTGTATCAAGGCCTGCCCGGAAGGGGTGCGCAAACCCACGCACGCGACCTATGAAAAATCCCGCGAATGGCTGCGCGCGACCTGCATGGAACGAAAGGAACCCCGCTTCTTTCCGGAGGATCTGCGGCCAAACTAA